A genomic region of Ignavibacteria bacterium contains the following coding sequences:
- a CDS encoding T9SS type A sorting domain-containing protein produces the protein MKRVILSLVLLVTFFTMAYSQYAESFFTSNPNYKQELEKAGVTKFSIPATVNYKPLGVINWSEGFEGTTFPPTGWAVHQLDGGTNTWIRYTTSPIFGTASAAVRWESSTLRNDDWLVTPQFQVNPGAFLNFYAKRQSTSYFDSVEIYYSTTGGVPPTGYNYITTIMPAGTTPELFQIPLNALAGQNIYIAFRYKELEEYRFYLDSVYVETPVALDAGIAAINKPKSIETTLGTTPQFVVKNFGANPTGAFQATFTIQPGGYTQTVNVSSLNSGESVTIDLPAWVPANAGNYVVTAYTNLSGDLNPQNDTLRKFVSVTQELPKDFTYNVSSLYPGGVSLYGLEFDGNYFYVSKWNENKIYRINKTGTQLDSFTINGISSTSGLRDLAWDGQYLYGSTTTTTVYQIDVSTFNATTAFTSPISVRGIAYDKANDAFWVCNWSTDLRLVSRTGTTLQTITAASHGLTGMSGIAYDTLTAGGPFIWVLNGGSATDEKILYKILASSGSKVDSFLITHHLPEGAIGGGVFVSDKVVPGSITLGVLNQGTPHLINGYRIGGAALQPSITVVHPNGGEVFNTNSKEIIVWKSQNYNGNVDILVSLDGGLNFQPLALNVANTGFYSTTTPEITTNNGLIAIRAAGQSNPFDVSDGPFSIVSATNAQVNFPIVVTDGMFAQSLRTGLDPTATDGFDSNLGEYELPPVPPATVFDARLIGEDIGVPQLGNGTYKDFRQGTNEFNGQKIHEVKYQVSQVARLNGNPITLYWDLPSNVTGRLQDLVTGSIIDVQMTGSGSYTVENPSLYNKLKITYTYTYTPPVTGQIKILYPNGGEVLKRGSNFVMAWLSNVPGKLDLYGSTNGGANWILLEDSLDNTGVYGGDIGFDTPEGNQWKLKLVSQANPTIFDETDGTFSIQGTKLVYLDNPFVISDGNSSVGLFYGIDPSATDGLDPALGEAELPPPPPTGVFDGRFVGTDIGIPQLGQGTLRDYRQGGSTFAGNKIHEIQYQVGSGDSLRLFWYLPPNVTGLLQDFFGGALVNVPMNGAGKFTVPNPGILNKLKITLTYTAAPAMVQVVQPNGGENLFVGQTYQIVWNASGINNVKLEYSTNGGSSWNYIATVPAYTASKVKLSGKHPKDPDAVIEGTLGTYSWVVPNTPSNQCLVRVSDNDNPSVFDVSDNFFSISAPMSEGWVVQNSGTTAELYSVSAVNENVAWACGAGGVVIRTTNGGQTWQTVTAPRAVDAYVIWALSADKAFVGTSGTSDAKIHMTTNGGQTWTDVYTIAGGFLNVIRFIDNDNGWAQSDPVGGNWVLLKTTNGGLNWSSMATVPQAGSEYGWNNSGWDKSGYMWFGTNNSRIYYSTNNGTNWSFAPTTSANAYAVAFDGNLNGLSGFASGILNKSTNGGASWFSITSPTSADVTGISTVDNNEFFVAAGGSVWKTTDGGNNWTMSYGSASSIYHLSLVPTLTEAQAAAGWAVGAGGLVIKYRRQIQQPSVHVVQPNGGENWPVGSTQNIIWDAQLISNVKLEYTTDNGATWINIATVPAAKVKKVKLDGYSPKDPNGVIEGNLGVYAWTIPNTPSTQCKVRVSDASNPAVYDESDNVFTISEGVIGENWIVQNSGTTATLYSVSTVNANVAWATGVGGVVIKTTNGGATWQTVTPPRAVDAHVICGVSADKALVATNGTSDAVIHITTNGGQTWQNVVTVPGGFINVIIMFDDMNGFAQGDPVGGNWTLLKTTDGGFTWTPAATVPQAGSEYGWNNSGWNVGNTLWFGTNNSRVYKSTDGGATWTYAPTTVVNSYSVAFGNALKGVVGSATGTANRSTDGGNSWISITTPATGNILGMTSVSENEYWFTSNTFVYYSSDHGTNWSTGFTATQSLYHLHFKSLGGQNAVGYAVGANGYVVKYFRGPVTPQVVVVAPNGGENWTVGSTRQIVWNAQAVQNVKLEYSTNNGASWNYIATVPALANKLNNANDAETSNKSVEGTLGTYNWVIPNTPSNQCLVKVSDASNPAVFDVSDNVFTISTGVPGPQLQFNYDISALAPTVYSLYGSEFDGEYFYITRWNEPKIFRVNKSGTQIDSFNVTGLPSGGFRDLAFDGQYLYGSNNSTTVYRIDRTTFAATAAFTSPIAVRGISYNAAQNAFWVANWSTDIVLVSRTGATLYTIPAAQHGFTGMSGNAYDTLSPGGPYLWVFSGGTDTDPKVLYKLNPTNGQRLDSIDVTGILPDGAIGGGLWVTDQYEPNTITLGGSSQGVPHRLFGYKIHEFGPIPGTVTVLSPNGGEKYYRGQWQLIVWKSYEFDNRVKIKVSSDGGNTYMELASNVPNNGVFAVQVPNDASLGNQYKIRIESQSDPTKYDETDGTFEVAAAPHTLPLVDLPMVITDVDKSRLLRFGLDPQATDGIDAQFGEEELPPAPPAGVLDGRFIGDDIGLQLGQGLAYDYRTGRTNVPSIKVHELKFQKGSGPVIEINVYLPNDVTARFESFTPGFDTTVSGTAKVVVFDSTLNKLKVTLNYFPGSALGTFNLFGPINNALVTARQNDSTVITFRWYKAKNAVSYRLRMGVPTIPPFMLDTPSNNSGADSLFTIRQYELFNIFSKPSYPVDTTVTGQWAVWAYGAGGDSVRSNSVYSIRLRLVKFTGVDEEFEGVPTKFVVYQNYPNPFNPSTKIKFGLPEDADVTIEVFNVVGEKVATLLSGNLKKGYHEVNFDAAGLQSGVYFYKVNAGKFSTVKKMLLIK, from the coding sequence ATGAAACGAGTAATTTTATCACTTGTTCTTTTAGTAACTTTCTTCACAATGGCATACAGCCAGTATGCTGAGAGTTTCTTTACCTCAAATCCAAATTATAAGCAGGAATTAGAAAAAGCTGGAGTTACGAAATTTTCTATACCGGCTACGGTTAATTATAAACCCTTAGGAGTTATTAATTGGTCAGAAGGATTTGAGGGAACAACATTTCCACCTACGGGTTGGGCGGTTCACCAATTAGATGGAGGTACTAATACCTGGATAAGGTATACAACTAGCCCAATTTTTGGAACAGCATCAGCCGCAGTAAGATGGGAAAGCTCGACTTTGCGCAATGATGATTGGTTAGTAACTCCCCAATTTCAAGTAAATCCCGGTGCCTTTCTAAACTTTTATGCAAAGAGACAATCAACTTCTTATTTCGACTCTGTAGAAATTTATTATTCTACGACAGGTGGGGTTCCTCCAACTGGTTACAATTATATAACTACGATTATGCCTGCTGGAACTACTCCTGAATTATTTCAAATACCGTTAAATGCTCTAGCAGGACAGAATATTTATATTGCTTTTAGATACAAAGAATTAGAGGAATATAGATTTTATCTTGATAGCGTATATGTTGAAACTCCAGTTGCATTGGATGCAGGGATTGCTGCAATAAATAAACCCAAAAGTATTGAAACAACTCTTGGCACAACACCTCAATTTGTAGTAAAAAATTTTGGAGCTAATCCAACTGGTGCATTTCAGGCAACATTTACTATTCAACCAGGTGGATATACCCAGACAGTTAATGTTAGTTCATTAAACAGTGGTGAAAGTGTTACAATTGATTTACCTGCCTGGGTACCAGCAAATGCGGGTAATTATGTCGTGACTGCTTATACCAATTTATCTGGTGACTTAAATCCACAAAATGATACACTGCGAAAATTTGTAAGTGTAACTCAGGAACTTCCAAAAGACTTCACCTATAATGTCTCATCATTATATCCAGGGGGTGTTTCGCTTTATGGCTTGGAGTTTGATGGAAATTACTTCTATGTATCTAAATGGAATGAAAATAAAATTTATAGAATAAATAAGACAGGAACTCAACTTGACTCATTTACTATAAATGGAATAAGTTCAACTTCAGGTTTACGAGATCTTGCCTGGGATGGACAATACCTGTATGGAAGTACAACTACGACAACTGTTTACCAGATAGATGTTTCAACTTTCAATGCAACAACTGCATTTACTTCACCAATTTCAGTTAGAGGAATAGCTTATGATAAAGCTAATGATGCTTTCTGGGTATGTAACTGGAGTACAGATTTAAGATTAGTAAGTCGTACTGGAACAACTTTACAAACAATCACCGCAGCTTCCCATGGTCTGACAGGCATGTCTGGAATAGCTTATGACACTTTAACTGCTGGCGGACCATTTATCTGGGTTTTAAATGGCGGAAGTGCAACTGATGAAAAGATACTATATAAGATTCTTGCATCATCTGGTTCTAAGGTTGACAGCTTCTTAATTACTCATCATTTGCCTGAAGGTGCAATTGGAGGTGGCGTATTTGTATCTGATAAGGTTGTTCCCGGTTCAATTACTTTAGGAGTGCTTAACCAAGGTACACCTCACTTAATTAATGGTTACAGAATTGGAGGTGCTGCACTCCAACCATCTATCACAGTTGTTCATCCTAATGGTGGTGAAGTATTCAATACAAATTCAAAAGAAATTATTGTATGGAAATCGCAAAATTATAATGGAAATGTTGATATTCTTGTAAGTCTTGATGGTGGACTAAACTTCCAACCATTGGCTTTGAATGTAGCTAATACTGGATTTTATTCTACAACAACTCCTGAAATTACAACCAATAATGGTTTAATAGCTATAAGAGCTGCTGGTCAATCAAATCCATTTGATGTAAGTGATGGACCATTCAGTATAGTTTCTGCAACAAATGCACAGGTTAATTTCCCAATTGTTGTGACGGATGGAATGTTTGCGCAGAGTTTAAGAACGGGATTAGATCCAACAGCAACCGATGGATTTGATTCTAATTTAGGTGAATATGAATTACCACCTGTACCTCCTGCAACAGTATTTGATGCTCGATTAATTGGTGAAGATATTGGTGTTCCACAATTGGGTAATGGAACATATAAAGATTTCCGTCAGGGTACAAATGAGTTTAATGGACAAAAGATTCATGAAGTAAAATATCAGGTAAGTCAGGTTGCAAGACTTAATGGTAATCCAATCACTCTTTACTGGGATTTACCATCAAATGTAACCGGTAGATTACAAGATTTAGTAACAGGTTCTATTATTGATGTTCAAATGACAGGGAGTGGTTCCTACACCGTTGAGAATCCGTCATTATATAATAAATTAAAAATAACTTATACTTATACCTATACACCGCCGGTTACTGGTCAAATTAAAATTTTATATCCAAACGGTGGTGAAGTTCTGAAAAGAGGTTCTAATTTCGTAATGGCGTGGTTGTCAAATGTTCCTGGTAAATTAGATTTGTATGGTTCAACTAACGGAGGTGCAAATTGGATATTGCTTGAGGATAGTTTGGATAATACTGGAGTATATGGTGGAGATATTGGTTTCGATACACCAGAAGGCAATCAATGGAAATTGAAATTAGTAAGTCAAGCAAATCCAACAATTTTTGATGAAACTGACGGTACTTTCTCAATTCAGGGTACAAAGTTAGTCTATTTAGATAATCCTTTTGTAATTAGTGATGGTAATTCTTCTGTTGGATTGTTCTATGGAATTGATCCAAGCGCAACTGATGGACTTGATCCAGCTCTTGGAGAAGCTGAATTACCACCACCACCGCCAACCGGTGTATTTGATGGAAGATTTGTAGGTACTGATATTGGTATTCCACAACTTGGACAGGGTACTTTGAGAGATTATAGGCAAGGTGGTAGTACATTTGCTGGAAATAAAATTCATGAAATTCAATATCAAGTTGGAAGTGGAGATTCATTAAGATTATTCTGGTATTTACCACCAAATGTAACCGGTTTATTACAGGATTTCTTCGGTGGTGCATTAGTTAATGTACCAATGAATGGTGCTGGTAAATTTACCGTTCCAAATCCAGGAATATTGAACAAGTTAAAAATAACCTTAACTTATACTGCAGCCCCGGCAATGGTTCAAGTTGTTCAACCAAATGGTGGTGAAAACTTATTTGTCGGGCAAACATATCAAATTGTCTGGAATGCAAGTGGAATTAATAACGTAAAATTAGAATATTCGACTAATGGTGGTTCAAGCTGGAATTACATTGCAACAGTTCCAGCTTATACAGCAAGTAAAGTAAAACTTTCAGGTAAACATCCAAAAGATCCTGATGCAGTAATTGAAGGCACATTAGGAACCTACTCATGGGTTGTGCCAAATACTCCATCGAATCAATGCTTGGTTAGAGTTTCAGATAATGATAATCCTTCTGTATTCGATGTCAGCGATAATTTCTTTTCTATTTCTGCACCAATGTCAGAAGGTTGGGTTGTTCAAAATAGTGGAACTACAGCTGAATTGTATTCAGTAAGCGCAGTAAATGAAAATGTTGCCTGGGCTTGTGGTGCTGGTGGTGTTGTGATTAGAACCACAAATGGCGGTCAGACCTGGCAAACAGTTACTGCTCCACGAGCAGTTGATGCTTATGTAATCTGGGCACTTAGTGCAGATAAAGCATTTGTAGGAACAAGTGGTACATCTGATGCAAAGATTCATATGACAACTAATGGTGGTCAAACCTGGACAGATGTTTATACAATAGCTGGTGGCTTCTTAAATGTAATTAGGTTTATTGATAATGATAATGGTTGGGCTCAAAGTGATCCCGTTGGTGGTAACTGGGTATTACTCAAGACAACAAATGGTGGTTTAAACTGGTCATCAATGGCGACAGTACCACAGGCAGGTAGTGAATATGGCTGGAATAACTCTGGATGGGATAAATCAGGTTATATGTGGTTTGGTACAAATAATTCCAGAATTTATTATTCAACTAACAATGGAACAAATTGGTCATTTGCACCAACTACTTCAGCAAATGCTTATGCTGTAGCTTTCGATGGTAATTTAAATGGACTTTCTGGATTCGCTTCAGGTATACTTAATAAATCAACAAATGGTGGAGCCAGCTGGTTCTCAATTACCTCACCGACAAGTGCAGATGTCACTGGTATTTCTACAGTTGATAATAATGAATTCTTTGTAGCCGCAGGTGGAAGTGTATGGAAAACAACTGACGGTGGAAATAACTGGACAATGAGTTATGGCTCGGCTTCAAGTATTTATCATTTGTCATTAGTTCCAACTTTAACTGAAGCACAAGCTGCAGCAGGTTGGGCTGTAGGTGCTGGTGGATTGGTAATTAAGTACAGAAGACAAATTCAACAACCATCAGTTCATGTGGTTCAACCGAATGGTGGTGAAAACTGGCCCGTTGGTTCAACACAGAACATTATCTGGGATGCACAACTAATTTCTAATGTTAAACTTGAATATACAACAGATAATGGTGCAACATGGATTAATATTGCGACAGTTCCTGCTGCAAAAGTCAAAAAAGTTAAACTTGATGGATATTCTCCAAAAGATCCGAATGGTGTTATTGAAGGTAACTTAGGTGTTTATGCCTGGACAATACCTAATACTCCATCAACTCAATGCAAAGTGAGAGTATCGGATGCATCTAATCCTGCAGTATATGACGAAAGTGATAATGTGTTCACAATAAGTGAAGGTGTAATAGGTGAAAATTGGATTGTGCAAAATAGTGGAACAACAGCTACACTTTATAGCGTATCGACAGTTAATGCTAATGTTGCCTGGGCGACAGGTGTTGGTGGTGTTGTTATTAAAACAACAAATGGTGGTGCAACCTGGCAGACAGTAACTCCACCTCGTGCGGTTGATGCTCATGTAATTTGTGGAGTGAGTGCAGATAAAGCTCTAGTCGCAACAAATGGAACTTCTGACGCGGTAATCCACATTACAACAAACGGCGGTCAGACCTGGCAGAATGTTGTGACTGTTCCAGGTGGTTTCATTAATGTAATCATAATGTTTGATGATATGAACGGATTTGCTCAGGGTGATCCTGTTGGTGGTAACTGGACGTTATTAAAGACCACTGATGGTGGATTTACATGGACACCTGCTGCTACAGTTCCTCAGGCAGGCAGTGAATATGGATGGAATAACAGTGGATGGAATGTTGGTAATACATTGTGGTTTGGTACAAATAATTCAAGAGTATATAAATCTACAGATGGCGGTGCAACCTGGACTTATGCACCCACAACAGTTGTAAATAGTTACTCAGTTGCATTTGGTAATGCATTGAAAGGTGTTGTTGGTTCTGCAACCGGAACTGCTAACCGCTCGACAGATGGTGGTAATAGCTGGATTTCAATAACAACACCGGCAACTGGAAATATTTTAGGAATGACTTCAGTTAGTGAAAACGAATATTGGTTCACTTCAAACACATTTGTTTATTATTCAAGCGATCATGGTACAAATTGGTCGACTGGCTTTACTGCTACACAATCGCTTTATCACTTGCATTTCAAAAGCCTTGGTGGGCAGAATGCAGTAGGTTACGCTGTTGGTGCAAACGGATATGTAGTGAAATACTTTAGAGGACCAGTTACACCTCAAGTTGTAGTTGTTGCTCCTAATGGTGGTGAGAATTGGACTGTTGGTTCTACAAGACAAATTGTCTGGAATGCACAAGCAGTACAAAATGTAAAGCTTGAGTATTCGACCAATAATGGTGCAAGCTGGAATTACATTGCAACAGTTCCAGCTCTTGCAAATAAATTAAATAATGCAAATGATGCTGAAACTTCGAATAAATCAGTTGAAGGAACTCTCGGCACATATAACTGGGTAATTCCAAATACTCCATCTAATCAATGCTTGGTTAAAGTATCTGATGCTTCAAATCCAGCAGTCTTTGATGTAAGTGATAATGTCTTTACGATTAGCACTGGAGTTCCTGGACCTCAATTACAATTTAATTACGATATTTCTGCATTAGCTCCAACTGTTTATTCACTCTATGGTTCAGAATTCGATGGAGAATATTTCTATATCACAAGATGGAATGAACCTAAAATATTTAGAGTAAATAAATCCGGTACACAAATCGATTCGTTTAATGTGACAGGATTACCAAGCGGTGGTTTTAGAGACTTAGCATTTGATGGTCAATATTTGTATGGTAGTAATAACTCTACAACCGTTTATAGAATTGATAGAACTACCTTTGCTGCAACTGCTGCGTTTACATCGCCGATTGCGGTGCGTGGTATATCTTATAACGCTGCACAAAACGCTTTCTGGGTAGCTAATTGGTCAACGGATATTGTCCTTGTTAGCAGAACTGGTGCAACTTTATATACAATACCAGCTGCTCAACATGGATTTACTGGAATGTCTGGTAATGCATATGATACATTAAGTCCTGGTGGTCCATATCTCTGGGTCTTTAGTGGTGGAACAGATACTGATCCAAAAGTTCTTTATAAACTTAATCCAACCAATGGTCAAAGACTTGATAGTATTGATGTTACAGGTATTTTACCAGATGGTGCAATTGGTGGTGGTTTATGGGTAACTGATCAGTATGAGCCCAATACTATAACTCTTGGTGGTAGCTCTCAAGGAGTTCCACATAGATTATTCGGTTATAAGATTCACGAATTTGGACCTATTCCAGGAACAGTTACTGTTTTGAGCCCGAATGGCGGTGAAAAATATTATCGTGGACAATGGCAGTTAATTGTGTGGAAGTCTTATGAATTTGATAACAGAGTAAAAATTAAAGTTTCTTCTGATGGTGGTAATACATATATGGAATTAGCAAGCAACGTTCCAAATAATGGTGTATTTGCTGTTCAGGTTCCAAATGATGCTTCATTAGGAAATCAATATAAGATTAGAATAGAATCACAAAGTGATCCTACCAAGTATGATGAAACAGATGGAACTTTCGAGGTTGCAGCAGCACCACATACTCTTCCATTAGTAGATCTTCCAATGGTTATTACTGATGTTGATAAGAGCAGATTATTAAGGTTTGGTCTTGATCCTCAAGCAACAGATGGTATTGATGCTCAATTTGGTGAGGAAGAATTACCGCCAGCTCCTCCAGCTGGTGTACTTGATGGTAGATTTATAGGTGATGACATTGGCTTGCAGTTGGGTCAAGGTCTGGCATATGATTATAGAACAGGTCGAACAAATGTACCAAGCATCAAAGTACATGAATTGAAATTCCAGAAAGGTTCTGGTCCTGTAATAGAAATTAATGTTTACCTGCCAAATGATGTGACAGCAAGATTCGAATCATTTACTCCTGGTTTCGATACAACTGTCAGCGGAACTGCAAAGGTAGTAGTGTTTGACTCTACATTGAACAAACTTAAAGTAACTTTGAATTACTTCCCGGGTTCAGCACTAGGTACATTTAACCTATTTGGACCAATCAACAACGCCTTAGTAACAGCTCGACAGAATGATTCTACAGTCATAACATTTAGATGGTACAAAGCAAAGAATGCAGTATCTTACAGACTGAGAATGGGAGTTCCAACAATTCCACCATTTATGCTTGATACACCTTCAAATAATAGTGGTGCTGATTCATTGTTTACAATAAGACAATATGAGCTGTTTAATATTTTCTCTAAACCTTCTTATCCAGTTGATACAACAGTAACTGGTCAATGGGCGGTATGGGCTTATGGTGCTGGTGGTGATTCTGTAAGAAGTAATAGTGTTTATTCAATAAGATTAAGACTTGTAAAGTTCACAGGCGTTGACGAGGAATTTGAAGGTGTACCAACCAAATTCGTAGTTTATCAAAACTATCCGAACCCATTCAATCCATCGACAAAGATTAAATTTGGATTGCCTGAAGATGCCGATGTAACAATTGAAGTATTTAATGTTGTCGGTGAAAAAGTCGCAACTCTTCTGAGTGGCAATTTGAAGAAAGGTTATCACGAAGTGAATTTCGATGCAGCTGGATTGCAAAGCGGTGTTTACTTCTATAAAGTTAATGCTGGTAAATTCAGCACAGTTAAGAAAATGTTGCTAATCAAGTAA
- a CDS encoding S8 family serine peptidase → MRKIFLYLLLFLTVSDLVGSEKIGKYLKNYLELNNNSEPVKVWIYFTDKGDNLERFYLNPELVVSKISLERRRKVLPENNLIDYQDLPVNSNYINQIKDYVLEIKHPSRWFNSISAIVNPNQIYELINFPFIKEIELVERFRKAPEPQTEGDEFPQPPIEVENLTGFNYGSSLTQNQQINVVAVHNTGNYGQGVRICLMDAGFNRLSHEAFQTMNIIATWDFVNNRPYVGDGQGGMGEGSHGTQTLSTIGGFKDGQLIGPAFGATYILAKTENTESETPIEMDNWIRALEWADSIGVDVTSTSLGYLEFDPPYPSYSWMDMNGNTVPITIAADLAVKRGIVVVNSAGNEGYNSTRNTLVAPADGDSVIAVGAVTSSGSRASFSSVGNTVDGRVKPDVMAMGSGVRVASPYSDNGYTSASGTSFSCPLAAGVAALILSENPSLTPMQVRDAMRNTANNASSPNREYGWGILNAFNAVNYFNINFSHTPPNDSTNLNGPYRIAVKITSRLGIDPASVKLYWGRGVIADSILMNEAPGDTFYAFIPGNGQSAVYKYYIQAKTADGQVIKNYPKRAPQELLEFRVGSFASVNVSSGWNLMSIPVQNQNLLLNGVFPDAISNAYFYDGRYISKDTLISGYGFWLKFNSSKNYTISGTPLTGISIPVKAGWNLIGSLNSNIPVYSVISNPSGIISTPFYGYNGGYFNSPQIEKGKGYWVKVSQNGYLILNLNSKSSLNSSNFFNDVPDKLVFKDNSNNQTELYLRNLDFEGELPPVPPSAIFDVRFSNSRVYSENGEDFIQLQGINYPLTVSLSPKSELKVELIDPVLNQVIGRLMPGGSITINELTGNILKIKTVREQISYKLYQNYPNPFNPVTNIKFQIPKQTRVTLKLFNLIGEEIATLIDEQKEEGLYEVKVDMSKISALSSGIIFYQLKTNDYISTKKMIYLK, encoded by the coding sequence ATGAGAAAAATTTTTCTTTATCTGTTATTATTCCTAACTGTATCAGATTTAGTTGGAAGTGAAAAAATTGGGAAATACTTAAAAAATTATCTTGAACTAAATAATAATTCTGAACCAGTAAAAGTATGGATATACTTCACAGATAAAGGTGATAATCTTGAACGTTTCTATTTAAATCCCGAGCTTGTTGTAAGTAAAATTTCACTTGAAAGAAGAAGAAAAGTTTTACCAGAAAATAATTTAATCGATTATCAAGACTTACCTGTAAATTCAAATTATATTAATCAGATAAAAGATTATGTACTGGAAATAAAACATCCATCAAGATGGTTTAATTCTATTAGTGCAATTGTCAATCCGAACCAGATTTATGAATTGATTAATTTTCCTTTCATTAAAGAAATTGAACTTGTTGAAAGGTTTAGGAAAGCACCTGAACCTCAAACCGAAGGAGATGAGTTTCCTCAACCACCCATTGAAGTAGAGAATCTTACTGGCTTCAATTATGGTTCATCTCTAACTCAAAATCAACAAATTAATGTTGTAGCTGTTCACAATACTGGTAATTATGGACAGGGTGTTAGAATTTGTTTAATGGATGCTGGTTTCAATCGATTGTCTCACGAAGCTTTTCAAACTATGAATATCATTGCAACCTGGGACTTTGTTAACAATCGTCCATATGTAGGTGATGGACAGGGTGGAATGGGTGAAGGAAGTCATGGAACTCAAACTCTTTCAACTATTGGTGGATTTAAGGATGGTCAATTGATCGGTCCTGCGTTTGGTGCAACTTATATTCTTGCTAAAACCGAAAACACAGAAAGTGAAACTCCAATTGAAATGGATAATTGGATTAGAGCACTTGAGTGGGCTGACAGCATCGGTGTAGATGTTACCAGCACATCGCTTGGTTATCTTGAATTTGATCCACCATATCCGAGTTATAGCTGGATGGATATGAATGGCAATACAGTTCCAATAACAATTGCAGCAGATTTAGCAGTAAAAAGGGGAATTGTAGTTGTAAACTCAGCCGGCAACGAAGGATATAATTCAACGAGAAATACTTTAGTTGCCCCTGCTGATGGTGATAGTGTAATAGCAGTAGGTGCAGTTACTTCTTCTGGTTCGAGAGCTTCTTTTAGTTCTGTTGGAAACACAGTAGACGGAAGAGTAAAACCAGATGTAATGGCAATGGGGAGCGGAGTTAGAGTCGCAAGTCCTTATTCAGATAATGGCTATACATCTGCCAGCGGAACTTCATTTTCTTGTCCACTTGCTGCAGGAGTTGCCGCTTTGATTTTAAGTGAAAATCCATCATTAACTCCAATGCAAGTTCGTGATGCAATGAGAAATACAGCTAACAATGCTTCATCACCAAATCGAGAATATGGATGGGGCATTTTAAATGCATTTAATGCAGTCAATTATTTTAATATTAATTTTTCTCATACACCGCCAAACGATTCTACTAACCTAAATGGTCCTTATCGAATTGCAGTTAAGATTACTTCAAGACTCGGAATTGACCCAGCATCTGTTAAATTATATTGGGGAAGAGGTGTCATTGCAGATTCAATTTTGATGAATGAAGCTCCCGGTGATACCTTTTATGCTTTTATTCCTGGAAATGGTCAATCAGCTGTTTATAAATACTATATTCAGGCGAAAACAGCTGATGGTCAGGTCATTAAAAATTATCCTAAGCGTGCACCACAAGAACTATTGGAGTTTAGAGTTGGAAGTTTTGCAAGTGTGAATGTTTCATCAGGCTGGAACTTAATGTCTATACCTGTTCAAAATCAAAATTTACTCTTGAATGGTGTATTCCCAGATGCAATTTCGAACGCATATTTTTATGATGGAAGATATATTTCGAAAGATACTCTAATCAGTGGTTATGGTTTCTGGTTAAAATTTAATTCGTCTAAAAATTATACGATTAGCGGGACACCCTTAACTGGAATTTCAATTCCTGTCAAAGCTGGATGGAATTTAATAGGTTCACTTAATTCAAACATACCTGTATATTCAGTTATAAGTAATCCTTCAGGAATTATATCTACTCCATTTTACGGTTACAATGGCGGATATTTTAATTCACCACAGATTGAAAAGGGGAAAGGGTACTGGGTTAAGGTAAGTCAGAATGGTTATTTGATTCTAAATTTAAATTCAAAAAGCAGTCTGAATTCAAGTAATTTCTTTAATGATGTTCCAGACAAATTAGTATTTAAAGATAATTCGAATAATCAAACTGAATTATATTTAAGGAATTTGGATTTTGAAGGTGAGTTACCTCCAGTTCCTCCATCAGCAATATTTGATGTAAGATTCTCGAATTCCAGAGTTTATTCAGAGAATGGAGAAGATTTTATTCAATTGCAGGGAATAAATTATCCATTAACTGTCAGTCTCTCACCAAAATCGGAATTAAAAGTTGAGTTAATTGATCCAGTATTAAATCAAGTAATTGGTAGATTGATGCCTGGTGGCTCTATAACAATCAATGAATTAACTGGCAATATCTTAAAAATTAAAACGGTTCGAGAACAAATCTCTTACAAATTATATCAGAATTATCCCAATCCTTTTAACCCAGTAACTAATATTAAATTTCAGATTCCAAAACAAACAAGGGTAACTTTGAAATTATTTAATTTGATTGGCGAAGAAATTGCAACTTTAATTGATGAACAAAAAGAAGAGGGTCTTTATGAAGTTAAAGTTGATATGAGTAAAATTTCTGCTTTAAGTTCAGGCATTATTTTTTATCAGTTAAAAACAAATGATTACATATCAACTAAAAAAATGATATATCTTAAATAA